A genomic window from Struthio camelus isolate bStrCam1 chromosome 2, bStrCam1.hap1, whole genome shotgun sequence includes:
- the ARL5B gene encoding ADP-ribosylation factor-like protein 5B: MGLIFAKLWSLFCNQEHKVIIVGLDNAGKTTILYQFLMNEVVHTSPTIGSNVEEIVVKNTHFLMWDIGGQESLRSSWNTYYSNTEFIILVVDSIDRERLSITKEELYRMLAHEDLRKAAVLIFANKQDMKGCMTAAEISTYLTLSSIKDHPWHIQSCCALTGEGLCQGLEWMTSHIGVR, translated from the exons ATGGGCCTGATCTTCGCGAAGCTGTGGAGTCTCTTCTGCAACCAAg aGCACAAGGTAATCATAGTGGGACTTGATAATGCTGGAAAGACCACCATTCTTTACCAGTT CTTGATGAATGAAGTGGTTCATACTTCTCCAACCATAGGGAGCAATGTAGAAGAAATAGTAGTGAAAAATACTCATTTCCTCATGTGGGATATTGGAGGACAAGAATCATTACGGTCATCATGGAATACCTATTATTCAAACACAGAG ttcatCATTCTTGTTGTTGACAGCATTGACAGAGAGCGACTTTCTATTACAAAAGAAGAACTTTACAGAATGCTGGCTCATGAG GATTTACGGAAGGCCGCAGTTCTCATCTTTGCAAACAAGCAGGACATGAAGGGTTGCATGACAGCCGCTGAAATATCTACATACCTCACCCTTAGCTCCATAAAGGATCACCCATGGCACATTCAGTCTTGTTGTGCTTTGACAGGAGAAGG ATTATGCCAAGGCTTGGAGTGGATGACCTCCCATATTGGAGTGAGATAG